The Acinetobacter defluvii genome includes a region encoding these proteins:
- a CDS encoding Na+/H+ antiporter NhaC family protein, with amino-acid sequence MTTLPTEAVQARALALVPLIVFLTIFLGSGIYHSMIGTEFAFYQIKAPVAALPAIILAVLLYRGKLNAAIDTFLKGASHPNLILMFMVFMLAGAFASVSSSIGSVDATVQFGLSIIAPEFVLPMLFVISAFIATAMGTSMGTIAACAPIAFGFSQATDIQPVYAIGAVVSGAMFGDNLSMISDTTIAATRSLNVELKDKFRVNVWIALPAALITIIIYILNTQASQHISYKDYDIWLMLPYLAVFFLAFTRLHVLAVLCIGIVLSGAIGLLEHPSFDILKLNNAIYDGFVGMFEVALLSMLLGGLSAIMQKEGGLDWLIQRIYAVTRSFKVGTQRAGEIGISFLVIFSNFFVANNTVAIILSGDMAREVAKEYGIDPKRAAALMDIFSCVVQGIIPYGAQLLLACSIAKMSPIELIGSIYYCWILAIFAILAIIFRFPKLKTG; translated from the coding sequence GCAGTGCAAGCTCGGGCGCTTGCACTTGTGCCGCTTATTGTCTTTTTAACCATTTTTTTAGGCAGTGGTATTTACCACTCAATGATTGGCACTGAATTTGCTTTTTATCAAATCAAAGCACCTGTGGCAGCCTTACCCGCCATTATACTGGCTGTCCTACTCTATCGAGGCAAACTCAATGCTGCAATCGATACCTTCTTAAAAGGTGCAAGTCATCCAAATCTCATTTTGATGTTTATGGTGTTTATGCTTGCAGGCGCATTTGCCAGCGTTTCAAGTAGCATCGGTAGTGTTGATGCGACCGTACAGTTTGGTTTATCCATTATTGCACCTGAATTTGTCTTGCCGATGCTGTTTGTCATTTCGGCATTTATTGCCACTGCAATGGGCACGTCCATGGGAACCATTGCTGCCTGTGCACCGATTGCCTTTGGCTTTTCTCAGGCAACGGATATTCAACCTGTGTATGCCATTGGTGCAGTGGTGAGTGGGGCGATGTTTGGCGATAATTTGTCGATGATTTCAGATACTACTATTGCCGCAACGCGCAGTTTAAATGTTGAACTCAAAGATAAATTTCGGGTGAATGTCTGGATTGCGCTGCCTGCAGCACTGATCACGATTATTATTTATATTTTAAATACGCAAGCCTCTCAACACATTAGCTATAAAGATTATGACATTTGGTTAATGTTGCCGTATTTAGCTGTATTCTTTTTGGCATTTACCCGTTTACATGTGCTTGCCGTTCTCTGCATCGGCATCGTGCTGTCAGGGGCTATAGGTTTACTCGAACACCCCTCTTTTGACATTTTAAAACTTAATAATGCCATTTATGATGGCTTTGTTGGCATGTTTGAAGTGGCATTACTGTCCATGTTGTTAGGTGGCTTGTCTGCCATTATGCAAAAAGAAGGTGGGCTAGACTGGCTGATTCAACGTATTTATGCAGTAACACGTTCGTTTAAAGTGGGTACACAACGTGCAGGCGAAATTGGGATCAGCTTTTTGGTAATTTTCTCTAACTTTTTTGTGGCGAATAATACCGTTGCGATTATTTTGTCGGGCGATATGGCACGTGAAGTTGCCAAAGAATATGGCATTGACCCGAAACGTGCTGCGGCACTGATGGATATTTTTTCTTGTGTGGTACAAGGAATTATTCCTTATGGTGCTCAGCTTTTATTGGCATGTTCGATTGCAAAAATGTCACCGATCGAGTTGATTGGGTCGATTTATTATTGTTGGATTTTGGCAATATTTGCTATCTTGGCGATCATTTTTAGATTTCCAAAGTTAAAAACTGGCTAA